AATGACGTCAGGAAGGCGAGCATGAAGGCCGACAGCACCGCCGGCGCACTCAGCGGCAGCATGACGCGCCGGAACGTCGCCCAGTCCGAGGCGCCGAGGTCGAGCGCCGCCTCGCGGATGGTCTTCGGGATGGCGGCGAAGCGGCTGCGCATCACCACCACCGTCGTCGGCAGCGCGACCAGGATATGACCGAGCACGATGGCGACGCGCGACGGGCCGAGGCCGATGAGGTTGACCAGGATCAAGAGCGAAATGCCTACGATGACGCCGGGGATCAGGATCGGCAGCCGCGCGACGGCGCTGATCGTGGCCGCCAGCGGCGAACGGCCATAGAGGTCCATGTAGGAAACGGTGATGCCGCAGAGCGTCGCGCCGGAGGCGGCGATGACGCCGATGCCGAGGCTGTTGGCCAAAGCGCCGGAGAGCGCCGGA
The window above is part of the Mesorhizobium sp. WSM4904 genome. Proteins encoded here:
- a CDS encoding ABC transporter permease translates to MNAPRTEANAGGRWLGLYVLAYLVFLYLPILLIPLFSFNDSIQAAFPLQGFTLGWYETLYGNPALSGALANSLGIGVIAASGATLCGITVSYMDLYGRSPLAATISAVARLPILIPGVIVGISLLILVNLIGLGPSRVAIVLGHILVALPTTVVVMRSRFAAIPKTIREAALDLGASDWATFRRVMLPLSAPAVLSAFMLAFLTSFDEFIVVFFLAGTEPTLPLYIWSQLRFPRSLPTVMALGTVILAVSFIIAALAEILRHRGLGAARRNPA